Below is a window of Haloterrigena alkaliphila DNA.
TACCCCAGACAGATGTGCTTCGCCATCGGTTCCTCGAGTCGGTCGATGGTTATCGAGAACGTCCGCGAAACGCCGTGAACCGCATCGTAACACCACTCGAGGTCGGCGTCGGTCTGTGATCCGGACTGGCCCGTGGTCATCTACTGCCTGCATTTGGGCGCCAGACCGGAAAAACACCCGGGTCTCGGCGCATTCTTCCGTCCAGTCGTCGAATTCACTCCCGACATCGAGCCGTCGACCCGGTCTCGAGACGGTAACGCTCGCCCCGACCCGGCGCCTCCCGCCCGAATCCGTAAGCGCGCCGAGGGCCAACCCGCGGCCGTGACCCGAACCGTACTCATCGCCGGCGCGCACGGACAGGTGGGACAGCACGTCACGGAACTGCTCGGCGCGGGCGAACACGAGGCGCGAGCGATGGTCCGCGACGAGGACCAGACCGACGAGATGGAATCGCTGGGTGCCGAGCCGGTCGTCGCGGACCTGACCGGGGACGTCGACCACGCCGTCGAGGGCTGCGATTCGATCGTCTTCGCCGCCGGTTCCGGCGGTGACGACGTCTTCGGCGTCGACCGCGACGGCGCGATCAATCTGATCGACGCCGCCGAGGACGCGGGCGTCGATCGGTTCGTCATGCTCAGTTCGATGGGCGCCGACGACCCCGAGTCCGGCCCCGACGCGCTCGAGGACTACCTGACCGCCAAAGCGGAGGCCGACGAGTACCTCCGGCAGAGCGGTCTGGACCACACCATCGTCCGCCCCGGCGAACTGACGAACGGCTCGGGGACCGGCACGGTCGAAGTCGGGGACGACATCGGGCTGGACGCCGGCGACATCCCCCGCGAGGACGTCGCCCGAACGCTCGTGGCCGCGCTCGACCACGACGAACTCGTCGGGGAGACGTTCGAGCTCCTCTCGGGCGACGAGCCGATTCAGGAAGCGCTCGCGACGATCGCTCCGAACTGATCGTCGCTGGTCACCCGTGTCGGCCGTTCCGATTCGGCGACTGCCGGCGACGCCACTTCGACGTTCGTCGGTCCTCAGCACCCGCACTTATTTCGCACTCCCAGGTCCAGAAACGGCCGCACGGAACGATACCACTAACAACGCGGGTCCCGATAGCTCGAGCATGGACTTTTCACTCTCTGCCGAACAGGAACAGATCCGCGAGATGGTCTCGGAGTTCGTCGACGAGGAGGTCGTCCCGGTCGCCCAGGAGATCGACCACGACGACGAGTTTCCGGCCGACCTCGTGAGCGAGATGGGCGACCTGGGGCTGATGGGGATGCCCTTCCCCGAGGAGTACGGCGGCGCCGGGCTGGATTACCACTCCTACGCCATCGGCCTCGAGGAAATCTCCCGAGGCTCCGGCGGCCTGGGAACCATCGTCGCCGCCCACACCTCGCTGGCGGGGAACATGCTCTACGAGTTCGGCGACGAGTCGCAGAAGGAGGAGTACCTCACGCCGCTGGCCGAGGGGCGAGACATCGGCGCGTTCGCGCTCTCCGAAGCGGGAGCCGGAAGCGACGTGCCAGCCATGGACACCACCGCAGAGAAGGACGGCGACGAATACGTCGTCAACGGGGGTAAGCTCTGGATCTCGAACGGCTCCGTGGCCGACACGGTCACGCTGTTCGCCAAGACCGACCCCGAGGCGGGCAACGAGGGCATCACCTCCTTCATCGTTCGGCCCGAGGAGGACGACGGTTTCATCGTCGAAGGAACTGAGGAGAAACTCGGCGACAAGGGCTGTCCGACCGCGGAACTCCGGTTCGACGAGATGCGGATCCCTGAATCGCGACGGCTCGGCGAGGAGGGCGAGGGCTTCGTCCACGCGCTGAAGACGCTCAACGGCGGCCGCATCACCATCGCGGCTCGGGGCGTCGGCATCGCCCGCGCGGCCTTCGAGGAGGCCCGCGACTACGCGAACGAACGCGAGCAGTTCGGCCAGCCCATCGGCGAGTTCCAGTCGATCAAGCACAAACTGGCCGACATGGATACGAAGATCCAGGCCGCGAAGATGCTGATGCACAAGGCCGCCGACAAGAAGATCCGCGGCGAGAACTACATCAAGGACGCCTCGCAGGCCAAACTCTACGCCTCCGAAGTGAGCCGCGAGGTCGCCAACGAGGGCATCCAGATCCACGGCGGCTACGGCTACACCAAGGACTTCGCCGCCCAGCGGTTCTACCGCGACGCCAAACTCAACGAGATCTACGAGGGCACCAGCGAGGTGCTCCGGAACACGATCGGCGACCAGTTGCTCGAGGAATAAGCCGGCCGTCGATCACCGCTTCGAGCGATCCGTCTCTCCCTCGAAACAGTCCTGCACCCACTCGTAGTGCTCTCGGACCCGCCGCCGGCCGCCCTCGGTGAGGGCGTAGACGTCGTGGATCCCCGCCGTTCGCTTCTCGACGAACCCTGCGTCCTCGAGCGCCGACAGCGACCCGTAGAACGACTTCGGATCGAGGTGGTCGTCGTAGTGGGACTCGAGACGGGACTTCAGCTGCTGGCTGCGCAGTTCGCCGTCCTCCGCGGCGGCCAGCAGGAAACAGATGTCGCGGCGGCGGCCGCTCCGGAGCCACTTGGTCATATCCCAGTCGTGGCGTCGCCCCCGCTCGAGCGTTACGGTTTCCCGCTCGAGGGGTCCGGTCGCCGATCACGACTCGGCGAGCGCACGATAGCCCGCGACGACAAGCGCCCACGCGAGGCCGCCGGCAACCGCGACGGTCAGCAGCGCGAGTCCGCCGATCTCGAGGTGGACCGCTCCAGCGGCGTGGCGTTCGTGGCTGAAGAGCAGCCAGCGGCCGGCGGGGTCGCCGACCACGACGGTGCCGGAGCCGACGGCAAGCGAGCGAAAGACCGCCGCCGCGAACGCCGTCGAGAGGATCGCGATCGTCCCCACCGCGCCGGAGACGGCGGGCGCGAGGAGTTGCATTCCCGGGCGTCGCCCGGCGTCGTCCTCGCTCGAGCCGTAGACGCCGAAGCCCTGGCCCGCCCCGCGAGGGAGGCCGGCCACCCGGACGTCACTGGGGTACTGCAGGAGGACCGCGGCCATCCAGAGGTCGCCGATCGAGCCGGCGGCGTTGGCCGCCAGCGCGACGACGACCAGCGGCGAGGGGTAGACGACCATCGCGACGAGGCCGACGGCCGTCAGTCCCAGAAACGGGGCCAGCGTGACGACGAGCATCTGGTTTCGCGTGTACTCCTCCCGTTCCGACTTCGCGTACGCGTACGGCAGGACGAAGTGGGAGACGCCGACGCCGTACTCGGGATCGTCGCCGTACCGGGCCATGGCGGCCCCGTGGAGCAGTTCGTGGGGAACGACGACCAGCGCGGCCAGCCCCAGCGAGGCGACGAGCCAGACGCCGACGTCCGGCGGCGAGAAGGCCGGGATGACGATCGGCTCGAGCGAGGTCCCCCGAATCACCGCGAGGACGTGACCGAACGCGTAGGCGGCGGCGAAGAAGCCGATCGCGGAGCCGACGACCCACTGGATCGCGACCGTCCGCGTCCGTCGGAACTGAGCGATCAGTCGGTCGGTAGCGGGCTCCCGGCTCACGGTCGCCTCCTCACAGGGAGCCGAAAAATCGGTACCGATTCCGGACGCTCGAGGCGGGGTCGGGTCGTCCCAGTCGTCGGATCCGACGAAACCGATAGTTTCCCGGTCCTCGACCGCCGAGTACCGGCCATGACCGACGAGCGAACGGCCGCGGCGAACGGCATCGCGGCGCGGTACGACGAGACCGACTCCGAACGACGCCTCGCGTTCGAGGCGATCGACGACACCGCGGCGCCCCGATCGGGTGCGACCGCCGCGATCGCACAGAACCGCGAGGGGTACGCCATGCTGAAGGTACGGCCGACGGTCGACGGCGACGAACTCGAGCGCTACTACGGCTTCGACATGGCGCTGGACCACGCCGCGGAGCTGCTGGGGGTCGCCCCACGCGATCTTCCGATACCCGCGGCGGCCGAAGACATGGGCATGTAACGGACTTGGAGGGCTCGAGCTGCCCTCGCTCGTAGTCGACGACGGCTCGCAGCCGACGACCGTCGGCCGTCAGAGTATTACCGCGTAGACGAACAGCAGGCAGAAGTAACAGAGTACCACCGCTCCGAGCGCCAGCAGGCGGAATCGGCGTACGTCGGCATCCTCTTCGCGATAGGCGCGTTCGAACGCGGCGCGTTCGCGATCCGAGAGCGATGCGGGGTGCTCGAGTCCCCGGTGGAGCGTCTCCAGTCGCTCCTCGTGGAACGGCAGACCGCAGTAGGGGCAGCGCGCGGCCGGTTCGTCGGCTCCGACGGCGACCGCCGGACGCTCGTCGACCGCCGACGCGCGTTCAGTCGGCGATCCGTCGGCTTCCCGCCGCGGCGAGTCGGCGGACTCCCGTCGCCGGTCGGATGCGGACATCGGTCGACGATACACCGTCCTCGCTAAAGGATCCTCTCCAACGTCTCAGGTATCGTACCCGTGTCCGTATCGTCGGCCGAGGGCCATCGAGTCGGGCGATCCGTTCGCCCGATGGGAAAAAGCGGGAACCATAAATACGCGGAGTCGAACGATCCATACGAGAATAGCCGTGGCAACCGAATCCCCGTCGTTTCCCCGTCCGATCGGCACCCGACAGCGCTTCGCTGCACTGCTCACAGCGACCGCGCTGGGCGTCTACCTCCTGTTGCTCGTCGGTGCCACGACGTCGCTGACGAACGCGGCCGCGGCGTGTTCGACGTGGCCGACCTGTCACGCCCCGGTCGATCCGCTGAACCAGACGCAACTCGCCGTCGCGTGGGGTCACCGGATCGCGGCCGTCGTCGTCGGCCTGCTCGTCGCCGCGACGGCCGTCACCGCCGTCCTCGGCGACGTCTCCGGACGCGTGCGGACGACGCTCGTCACCGCGGCGGTGCTCTACGTCCTGCAGGTCGGCGTCGGCGCCGTCACGGCGCTTTCCGGTCCCGCGGCGATCGTTCCCGGCCTCCACCTCGGCCTCGGCCTCGCCATCTTCGGGGCCGTCGTGCTCGCGCTCGCCTGGGACCTCGAACTCGCGACCGGCAGCGAGGACGACACGATGCCGGAGCCCGAACCCCTCGCACCCGATTCGGCGGCCGGTGTCGAGAACGCCGAGGCCGGTCGCTCCCTTCCCTCCGGCGGCCTCGAGCGCGCTCGATTGACCGCCTTCGCCTATTTCAAGATGATGAAGCCGCGCCTGATGTGGCTGCTCTGTCTGGTCGCCGCCGCGGGGATGGCGCTGGCCGCCGGGCCCGCGCTGACGCCCGCGACGATCGTCGCCACGCTCGGC
It encodes the following:
- a CDS encoding DUF7410 domain-containing protein, which produces MSASDRRRESADSPRREADGSPTERASAVDERPAVAVGADEPAARCPYCGLPFHEERLETLHRGLEHPASLSDRERAAFERAYREEDADVRRFRLLALGAVVLCYFCLLFVYAVIL
- a CDS encoding acyl-CoA dehydrogenase gives rise to the protein MDFSLSAEQEQIREMVSEFVDEEVVPVAQEIDHDDEFPADLVSEMGDLGLMGMPFPEEYGGAGLDYHSYAIGLEEISRGSGGLGTIVAAHTSLAGNMLYEFGDESQKEEYLTPLAEGRDIGAFALSEAGAGSDVPAMDTTAEKDGDEYVVNGGKLWISNGSVADTVTLFAKTDPEAGNEGITSFIVRPEEDDGFIVEGTEEKLGDKGCPTAELRFDEMRIPESRRLGEEGEGFVHALKTLNGGRITIAARGVGIARAAFEEARDYANEREQFGQPIGEFQSIKHKLADMDTKIQAAKMLMHKAADKKIRGENYIKDASQAKLYASEVSREVANEGIQIHGGYGYTKDFAAQRFYRDAKLNEIYEGTSEVLRNTIGDQLLEE
- a CDS encoding SDR family oxidoreductase → MTRTVLIAGAHGQVGQHVTELLGAGEHEARAMVRDEDQTDEMESLGAEPVVADLTGDVDHAVEGCDSIVFAAGSGGDDVFGVDRDGAINLIDAAEDAGVDRFVMLSSMGADDPESGPDALEDYLTAKAEADEYLRQSGLDHTIVRPGELTNGSGTGTVEVGDDIGLDAGDIPREDVARTLVAALDHDELVGETFELLSGDEPIQEALATIAPN
- a CDS encoding DUF7111 family protein; this encodes MTDERTAAANGIAARYDETDSERRLAFEAIDDTAAPRSGATAAIAQNREGYAMLKVRPTVDGDELERYYGFDMALDHAAELLGVAPRDLPIPAAAEDMGM
- a CDS encoding DUF3267 domain-containing protein, which produces MSREPATDRLIAQFRRTRTVAIQWVVGSAIGFFAAAYAFGHVLAVIRGTSLEPIVIPAFSPPDVGVWLVASLGLAALVVVPHELLHGAAMARYGDDPEYGVGVSHFVLPYAYAKSEREEYTRNQMLVVTLAPFLGLTAVGLVAMVVYPSPLVVVALAANAAGSIGDLWMAAVLLQYPSDVRVAGLPRGAGQGFGVYGSSEDDAGRRPGMQLLAPAVSGAVGTIAILSTAFAAAVFRSLAVGSGTVVVGDPAGRWLLFSHERHAAGAVHLEIGGLALLTVAVAGGLAWALVVAGYRALAES
- a CDS encoding PadR family transcriptional regulator, which produces MTKWLRSGRRRDICFLLAAAEDGELRSQQLKSRLESHYDDHLDPKSFYGSLSALEDAGFVEKRTAGIHDVYALTEGGRRRVREHYEWVQDCFEGETDRSKR